Proteins from one Capricornis sumatraensis isolate serow.1 chromosome 2, serow.2, whole genome shotgun sequence genomic window:
- the LOC138073050 gene encoding olfactory receptor 4F3/4F16/4F29-like: MDGGNHSVVSEFVFLGLTHSWEFQLLLLVFSSVLYVASVTGNILIVFSVTTDPHLHSPMYFLLASLSFIDLGACSVTSPKMIHDLFRKRKVISFGGCIAQIFIHVIGGVEMVLLIAMAFDRYVAICKPLHYLNIMSPRMCILFLAAAWALGVSHSLFQLAFIVNLPFCGPNVLDSFYCDLPRLLRLACTDAYRLQFMVTVNSGFICVSSFFILISYVFILVTVWKRSSGGSPKALSTLSAHITVVLLFFGPTMFIYTWPHPSSQMDKFLALSDAVLTPFLNPVIYTFRNKEMKVAMKRAFRPFVIFRKIS, encoded by the coding sequence ATGGATGGAGGGAATCACTCGGTGGTGTCTGAGTTTGTGTTTCTGGGACTCACTCATTCATGGGAGTTCCAGCTGCTCCTCCTGGTGTTCTCCTCTGTGCTCTATGTGGCAAGCGTGACTGGAAACATCCTCATTGTGTTTTCTGTGACCACTGATCCTCACTTACATTCCCCCATGTACTTCCTACTGGCCAGCCTCTCCTTCATTGACTTGGGAGCCTGCTCTGTCACTTCTCCCAAGATGATCCATGACCTTTTCAGAAAGCGTAAAGTCATTTCCTTTGGAGGCTGCATTGCTCAGATCTTCATCCATGTCATCGGTGGGGTGGAGATGGTGCTGCTCATAGCCATGGCCTTTGACAGATACGTTGCCATATGTAAGCCTCTCCACTATCTGAACATCATGAGCCCAAGGATGTGCATTTTGTTTCTGGCTGCTGCCTGGGCCCTTGGTGTCAGCCACTCCCTGTTCCAGCTAGCATTTATTGTGAATTTGCCCTTCTGCGGTCCTAATGTACTGGACAGCTTTTACTGTGATCTTCCTCGGCTCCTCAGACTGGCCTGTACAGATGCTTACAGACTTCAGTTCATGGTCACTGTGAATAGCGGGTTTATCTGTGTTAGTTCCTTCTTCATACTCATCTCCTATGTCTTCATCCTGGTAACTGTTTGGAAACGCTCCTCGGGTGGTTCACCCAAGGCCCTCTCCACTTTGTCAGCTCACATCACTGTGGTTCTTTTGTTCTTTGGTCCAACCATGTTTATCTATACATGGCCGCACCCCAGTTCCCAAATGGACAAGTTCCTTGCTCTTTCTGATGCTGTTCTCActccttttttaaatccagtcaTCTACACATTCAGGAACAAAGAGATGAAGGTAGCAATGAAGAGAGCTTTCAGACCATTTGTGATTTTTAGAAAGATTTCATAA
- the LOC138072983 gene encoding olfactory receptor 4F3/4F16/4F29-like gives MDGGNHSVVSEFVFLGLTHSWEFQLLLLVFSSVLYVASMTGNILIVFSVTTDPHLHSPMYFLLASLSFIDLGACSVTSPKMIHDLFRKRKVISFGGCIAQIFFIHVIGGVEMVLLIAMAFDRYVAICKPLHYLSIMSPRMCILFLAAAWALGVSHSLFQLAFIVNLPFCGPNVLDSFYCDLPRLLRLACTDAYRLQFMVTVNSGFICVSSFFILISYVFILVTVWKRSSGGSPKALSTLSAHITVVLLFFGPTMFIYTWPHPSSQMDKFLALSDAVLTPFLNPVIYTFRNKEMKVAMKRAFRPFVIFRKIS, from the coding sequence ATGGATGGAGGGAATCACTCGGTGGTGTCTGAGTTTGTGTTTCTGGGACTCACTCATTCATGGGAGTTCCAGCTGCTCCTCCTGGTGTTCTCCTCTGTGCTCTATGTGGCAAGCATGACTGGAAACATCCTCATTGTGTTTTCTGTGACCACTGATCCTCACTTACATTCCCCCATGTACTTCCTACTGGCCAGCCTCTCCTTCATTGACTTGGGAGCCTGCTCTGTCACTTCTCCCAAGATGATCCATGACCTTTTCAGAAAGCGTAAGGTCATTTCCTTTGGAGGCTGCATTGCTCAGATCTTCTTCATCCATGTCATCGGTGGGGTGGAGATGGTGCTGCTCATAGCCATGGCCTTTGACAGATATGTTGCCATATGTAAGCCTCTCCACTATCTGAGCATCATGAGCCCAAGGATGTGCATTTTGTTTCTGGCTGCTGCCTGGGCCCTTGGTGTCAGCCACTCCCTGTTCCAGCTAGCATTTATTGTGAATTTGCCCTTCTGCGGTCCTAATGTACTGGACAGCTTTTACTGTGATCTTCCTCGGCTCCTCAGACTGGCCTGTACAGATGCTTACAGACTTCAGTTCATGGTCACTGTGAATAGCGGGTTTATCTGTGTTAGTTCCTTCTTCATACTCATCTCCTATGTCTTCATCCTGGTAACTGTTTGGAAACGCTCCTCGGGTGGTTCACCCAAGGCCCTCTCCACTTTGTCAGCTCACATCACTGTGGTTCTTTTGTTCTTTGGTCCAACCATGTTTATCTATACATGGCCGCACCCCAGTTCCCAAATGGACAAGTTTCTTGCTCTTTCTGATGCTGTTCTCActccttttttaaatccagtcaTCTACACATTCAGGAACAAAGAGATGAAGGTAGCAATGAAGAGAGCTTTCAGACCATTCGTGATTTTTAGAAAGATTTCataa